A region of Periophthalmus magnuspinnatus isolate fPerMag1 chromosome 13, fPerMag1.2.pri, whole genome shotgun sequence DNA encodes the following proteins:
- the LOC117380244 gene encoding EH domain-containing protein 2-like, whose translation MSLRRLRSNPKTIGDVKLVTEELKNLYYKRLLPIEKHYLFHHFHSPSYEDADFDNKPMILVMGQYSTGKTTFIRYLIEQDFLGGRVGPEPTTDSFTALMHGEVEGIIPGNALTMDPKKPFRNLDPFGNTFLNRFQCVQMPNPVLENISIIDTPGILTAARRRLSRGYDFPAVLRWFAERVDRIILLFDAHKLEFSDELTRAFGALCGHEDKLRVVLNKADRVDSQQLMRVYGALMWSLGKVFKTPEILKVYIGSFWSEPRQKCDHYELIELEEEDLLRDIRNLPRNAALRKLNDLVKRARLVRAHAHIIGHLKKEMPTIFCKDSKKHSLIYDLPEIFLKIQQQQRVPAGDFPDCIKMQEKLLSQDFSKFKTLKPSLMASLDKLLTIDIAKLVPLLKIQELTKKSLPGVLDADFLGTFKPEHYRRDPFKEIPREEEGSDEDFDEWAVEKYKPKYDEIFYNLNPSEGKLSGTKVREWMTGTLLPNSVLAHIWRLSDVDGDGMLDNEEFAVAVHLLEGKLEGYYLPRELPSHLVPPSKKISAASQEE comes from the exons ATGTCGCTTCGCAGGCTTAGAAGCAACCCCAAAACTATCGGAGACGTCAAATTGGTGACGGAGGAGCTCAAAAATCTGTACTACAAAAGACTGCTGCCAATTGAAAAGCATTATTTGTTCCATCACTTTCACTCGCCCAGCTACGAGGATGCAGACTTTGACAACAAGCcgatgattctagtgatgggGCAGTACTCCACAGGGAAGACAACTTTTATAAG GTATCTCATAGAGCAAGACTTTTTAGGAGGCAGAGTTGGTCCAGAGCCAACGACAGACAGCTTCACTGCACTCATGCATGGAGAAGTAGAGGGAATAATACCGGGAAATGCTTTGACGATGGACCCCAAAAAGCCATTCCGGAACTTGGATCCTTTCGGGAATACCTTTTTGAACAG GTTCCAGTGTGTCCAAATGCCAAACCCGGTGCTTGAAAATATCAGTATTATAGACACACCAGGGATATTAACTGCAGCGAGGAGGAGACTAAGTCGAG gCTATGACTTTCCGGCAGTGTTGCGTTGGTTCGCTGAGAGAGTGGACCGGATCATCCTGCTGTTTGACGCACACAAGCTGGAGTTTTCGGATGAGCTAACTCGTGCCTTTGGGGCTCTGTGCGGCCATGAGGACAAACTGCGGGTGGTGCTGAACAAGGCAGACAGAGTGGATTCCCAGCAGCTCATGAGGGTGTACGGCGCCCTCATGTGGTCGCTGGGGAAAGTGTTCAAGACCCCCGAGATCCTAAAAGTGTACATTGGTTCGTTCTGGTCCGAGCCCAGGCAGAAGTGTGATCACTACGAGCTGATTGAGTTGGAGGAGGAGGATCTGCTGAGGGATATAAGGAACCTGCCTCGCAACGCTGCCTTAAGGAAACTCAATGATCTGGTTAAAAGGGCCAGATTAGTGAGG GCTCATGCTCACATTATCGGCCACCTGAAGAAGGAGATGCCCACCATCTTTtgtaaagacagtaaaaagcaCAGCCTCATCTATGATCTTCCAGAAATCTTCCTCAAGATCCAGCAGCAACAGCGTGTGCCAGCCGGAGACTTCCCAGATTGCATCAAAATGCAG GAGAAACTATTATCTCAAGATTTCTCAAAgttcaagacactcaaacccAGTCTGATGGCCTCCTTGGATAAACTTCTCACCATCGACATCGCTAAGCTGGTCCCTCTGCTCAAGATACAAGAGCTAACAAAGAAATCCCTCCCAGGTGTACTAGACGCCGACTTTCTGGGAACGTTTAAGCCGGAGCATTACAGACGAGACCCCTTTAAGGAAATTCCCAGGGAAGAGGAGGGCAGTGACGAAGACTTTGATGAATGGGCGGTAGAGAAGTACAAGCCAAAGTATGACGAAATTTTCTACAATTTGAACCCAAGTGAAGGTAAACTCAGTGGTACCAAAGTTCGAGAGTGGATGACAGGTACGCTGCTGCCCAACTCGGTGCTGGCTCATATCTGGAGGCTATCAGACGTGGATGGGGACGGGATGTTGGACAATGAGGAGTTTGCAGTAGCGGTTCATCTCTTAGAAGGGAAACTGGAGGGTTACTACCTACCCAGAGAGCTCCCCTCGCACCTCGTACCCCCGTCAAAGAAGATCAGCGCAGCAAGCCAGGAGGAGTAA